The sequence below is a genomic window from Eubalaena glacialis isolate mEubGla1 chromosome 13, mEubGla1.1.hap2.+ XY, whole genome shotgun sequence.
GCAGAGTGAGGCGTGAGAGGTAGACACCTGCCTGGGTAGGGGTATGACACTCATGACATGAGTCTCTAACCTTCTGTTTGAAACTCTCTCAACAGAAGGTGGGAAGCAGCCTCCCCCACCCGGCGGCGCTGGCAGGGGCTGGGCGCTCACCTTGCAGAGGCGGATGGCATTGTTGAAGGCCTGGGCGCGCGTGTAGAAGTGCACGGCCTGCCGCACCTCGTCCTGGCTCTCGTACTGGCGGGCCAGGTGGTAGGAGGCCGCCCAGTTCCCGGTCTCGCTGGCTATCTCTGCGGCCTAGAGACACCAGGGACAGGGGCTTTGCGTGCAGCCTGCTCTGCCAGGCACCCCGCTCTGCCAAGTAGCCCGCCTCCCTCCGGGGCTCCTACCTTCTGGATGTTGCCCTGGAAGCAGTAAACGCGGACCAGGGAGAAGTAGTCGTGCGCCAGCTCGTAGTAGCGAAGCGCAGCGTCCATCTCGGCCTGGCTCTCCAGGTACTGGGCCCACCACCTCCACAGGGTCCTGCGAGGAGCCGCATGCGCTCCCTCAGGTCCCTCTCCCGCCGGAAGTGAGCCCTGGGTCCCACACCAGCAGCCAGGAGACATGGACGCTGGGTGGACGAGCCCGAGTGAGGTCCCCGGGGGAGGCCCCCGCCCGGTGCCCTGAGGACCAGCTGACGTGTGAGGCTCTGGGGGGAAGACCTCCCAGGCCTGGCCACTCACTTGTCCTTCATCTTGTTGATGTACAGCTCCAGGGCCTGCAGGTCCTCCGCCAGCATCCGCGGCACCTCGAAGCGGTGTGTGTCTGATTTCTCGTAGCTGCGGGAGAAGAGAAAGCGCCACTCGCTCCCTGGTTCAGCTTGCAGCTCTATGGCCTGTGCACCCGACTAAGGGCTCCACCACTAGCACTGTCCGGGGGGCACAGGCCCGACCAGCGCTGCGGCCTAGAGACCCAGGGCCTGGCAGGTCGTCCTAAAGCACAGAGctcaggccccccccccccgaaggCCTCCCACCGAGATGGTGCTGGCCCGGATCTTCCTCTGAGAACCTCTGAGGCCCCCTCACTGGGGCAGCAGAGACAAGAGGTCCTGGCTGCCCGCCCATGCTCACTAGCTGAGGGCCAGGCTGCAGTCCCCGCTGGCCTCCAGGTGCCGGGCGTAGTTGTAGTAGGTGGTGCGCAGGTGCACGCGGTCGTGTCGCTCAGCCACCTCAATGGCCCTCTGCCACTGGCCCGAGGCCTGCAGGAGCCTATTGAGGAGGTCGTAGCGCCCGCATTTCTTGTACAGATGCTCCGCGTCCTCCTGAGGGAAGGAAGTTTGCCTGTCGGCGCCGACGATGACCCCAACGGCAGCCGAAAGTCACCAGGGATCCACCGTGGTGGGCAGCAGGGCGGCCAGGCCGTCAACCTGCCCACGACTGAGACCACAACACATCCTGGGTGGAATGGACACTTTGGGGCATGGGCGGGGATGGTCAAGACGACACTGGAGAGGGCAGGCCTGCCCGTCAGCCAGGGGGTCTGAGCTCCACCCAGACCCCATCAGACCCATGGGTGTCTGCTCCCGACTGTCCCCCCCACCGACAGTGCCCGGCCACTCGGCCTGCATCTCCCGCGACTTCCATCGGCCTCTCTGGGCCACAGGGGTACAAGGGGCCGTGAGCTTCGCGAACAcgcaggaggcagggaggggaccGACATGGAGCGGGGTTGCCTCGGGGGCTCTGCAGGgggctccctcccccccacccccattttggcCTCAGCTTGTTTGAGGGGGTTTCTGTTCCCTGCAACCCAAGGGCCCGGACAAGCACACACTGTGCGTGGGAGGCTGGCCTGCCCATCGGGGTGGTGCCCACTCACCAGCATGCCCAGCTGTATGGCCAACACGGCCACCCTGGCCTCTGGCTCTGCCTCCTGCTCAGCCTCCCGCAGCGCTCGGGCTCCGCGCGCGTGGCCCATGTGCCCCAGGCACACCTTGGCGACATCCAGCCTCTGGGTCTTCACGCACATGCGCGCCATGTTCTCCCAGACAGCCTTGCTGCAGTGGAGGACACGTGGCTCCAATGAGCTGCCGCTCTCACGACTCGGGCCCCAGCAAGACCCGTGCCAGGCAGCACGGGGACCCGGCTGGACACATGGTCTCTGAGAAGGGGGCCGCGTGCGAGCCCAACAGCTTCACCCACAGAGCAACGTGGCAAACTGGGGCCCACATACCCTCCCGGGAAGAAAACGGGTGAGACACCCATGTCCCGGGGGTGCAGGGGCTGGTGTACCTCTCACGGCTGGCCCTGGGGCCTGCTCCTTGCGCAGGCTCCCTCCCTCGGCAGCAAGGGGTCCCGTGAAGACCCTGGAGAGTGTCTTGTGCAGGCTGCCAGGCCCCACCGTGCCCCTCAGTGAACACTTGCTTCTCCCCCCCGCACCCGGCACCTCTGTCCCCGGCTGAACTCCTAGTGCTCCCTCCACCCTCACACAGATCCCCTGGGTCAGGCGGGGAGTGGGGTCCCCCAACTCCCACGAGGACAAGCATGACACCCAGGTGGGCCTTGCCGTGTGCTGAATGGAGGCGGGGGTCCCGGGGACGGGCCTGCAGAGCTGCCCTCTGACACCCCTGGCACAGGCTCGGGCCGGGGTCTTCCTTCCTTGTTTGGAGGTTTctagcatctccctccctccaatgCTGATGGGGGCTCCTGCCCGCCCCCTAGCAGGTCCCAGGACGGCCTCCCTGAGAAAAGACGCTGGCAGGAGGGAGGATGCTCTGGGGCCCCTCCTCCTGGGGCTCCGTCCCCTGATGACCCCAGAGCCCTGAGGAGAACAGACCAGTAAGTAACTTCTGGGATGCGAGCGGCTGGTGGCCCTCAGGATGAGTGAGTCACTGCGGACTCCACCCGTCCGTTCTCAAGGAGCCCCTGGGCGATCAGCGCGGAAGCAGGGTGCCAGCCACTCCTGACAGCCTCTCCACGGGCAGCTTTACCCCATGTGAGTCCTGGGGTCTGTGCATCCAACTGAAAGTCCATGTGGACACCCGCCTAGTCCCCGCCAGAGCCGTGAGCGCTTCCTGCTGTCCGGCAGCGTCTGCACCCTGTCAAGTGAGGGGCAGATGGGCTCCGAGCGGCCCGACTCTTGGGAAAGCCTTGTTCTCTGAGAAGCTCCCAGAGCGAGCCAGAGGCCCCTCCTCTTGGGCTGTTCTGTGGAGACCCTGGTGGGGCGGAGCAGTGGTTGACCACTCCCAGCTTCACGTCCCACCAAGTGGCACACACGCTGTGTCCAAACCTCCCGTGTGTCTCTGCTCTAAGATGACACTGCTGCTTGTCCACGTGAAGGAGCAGGGGAGGCCTTGACAGGGCCAAAGACCTGGACCGCGGAGAACAGGAAGGGCCCCTGGGTGGCACACGATGGACGAGGGGGTCCTTGGAGGACTCGGTCATCCGGACTCAAGGTCTGCTCCCAGGCcggccaccctccccctccccagcccagctgtCCACTCCACCCGAGCccgaggctgggggctggtccGATAGGAGCCCCAGCAGGTGGCCCGGCCTGCTCCCCGCCCAGCCCGGGAGAGAGCTGGATGGCGCTGGCCCAAGGGCTGTTCCCAGGACAAGCAAAGCAGGGGCTATGGTTCCTGAAACCCCCTGCTTGCTTTTCAGCGGAAATTAGCCACTTAAAGACTGGCTCAGGATAAGCGATTCTAATGAGTAAGGAGGGAAATTGATGCTCTTTTAATGGAAACTTTGAGGAAAACTTCCTTTTCGAGGCCATCTACTGCACTGTGTGCACAGGAGCCCCAGCCCTAGTCCTCAGAGGGGCTGCCCTCCCACAGGGTCTTCTGAGCTGACAGACCCCCAGGTGCCTCCCCACCCACAGGGCGGCTGGAGTGGGAGCAGGGGGAGCAGGGGGGCAGCCCTGCTTCCGGCACAGCCGAGGGAAGAGGGAAAGTGGCAAGAACTCAGCTGACATGTTTGCTACAAGCTCTGGTGGGAAAAATCCAAAGGACATAAAATTCCTCCGGGAACTGATGGACAGATGTTTTGAGAACCTTGATTCTCCAAAGACCCCCTGCCTTTTAGGAATGTAAACTTGGGGCGGGGACTTCCAGGGCCGACCAGTTTGGTTTCAGCACAGGCCCTGCTGAATGAGTCGCAGCCCAGAGGATCTGAGCAGAGCAGATGACTATCTCTCTGAGCGCCCCTCAGCCTGACAGCTTATGCGACACAGGGCAGGGCACCCAGTGCAGGACCTGGGCCCTTACTGCCCACGCACCCCGTCAGCAGCAGACAGGGCCCAGGCCCTCAGGTCTTGCCGGGTGCACGGCTCGTCCAGAACCCAGCCTCTTGAACCTCAAGGACGATGGCCTGCTCTGGCGGGTCTCCAAGCATGGGTGAGGGTCTCAGCTGGGAGGTGGAGGAGTCCAGGGGGCCTCCCCACCACACTGGCCCTTCTCTGCTGCGCACCTATGGGTGCGTGGCACCCATGTGCTGGGGGAGTGACCGATGGCTGGGGGACGCCCAGTCCCCAAGGTGGGCGACTGGTCACCAGCGCCCTGCCCGCCCCGAGCCACTGGGTCGAGACAGACAGCGGGGCCTGTGGGCCTGCCAGGccggcatccctggcctccacttccagggaaggtggggagggcgggggagggtcCCGGAGCAGGCCTCCAGAAGAAGGCCCCCCTGCCTTTCCTATCAGGAAACACATCCTGTTAGTGTCTGGCTGCTATTTGTTGCAGTTGGCTACGCCCTCCAGCTCACCAAAAACAGCCTCAAAAACAACCATTTCCTCTCTGCTGAGAGACAGGGGGAAAACGCAGGCGCgaggcacacacacactcactcacacacgcACGCGCATCCCTGCAGCAACCCTTTTGCTTTCCAGGACCAGCTGTTCGGTGGCGGAGGCACCGGGCAGGGGCTCAGGCAGCGGAGGCCCCAGTGGCTCACTTGCGCTGCTCCCAGCGGCCCTGCTCAGAGCCCCGCTCCGCACTGGTCCTGAGAGTGAGGCCCAGGCACCCCGCGTTGCTGCCTGCCTCGCCAGTGATTTCTGTTCTCttcgcctcctcctcctcccaggaagACGGCGCGCTCACGACTCTGGACTCTCGCTGGTGCCCCTGCTTCCTCCCCGGGATGGGCAGCTCCGAAGGCTTCAGCTCAGGCCTGGCCCTGCTCCAGGTGCAGGAAGGAGGGTAAGGAGGGCCGCGAGGCGGGCGCCCCCGCACCTGTCGCATGGGCCTTCCTGACGCCTCCAAGCATGAGCGGTGATGTCCTCTAGCCACCACTGGTGACAGCAGCTGACCGACTGGGACTGGGACTTTCTCCACGACAAGGGGACGGCACTGCAGTCCGCGATGACTGTCCAGAAAGTGGTGGCCACGGCCGTGCTGGTGGCCCTCGTCTCTCTCATTCTCAACAATGCGGCGGCCTTCACCCCCAACTGGGTGTACCAGACGCTGGAGGACGGGCGCAGGCGGAGCGTGGGGCTGTGGCGGTCCTGCTGGCTGGACAGGGCCAGGGGAGGGCCGAGCCTGGGGGCCAGGCCCGGGCAGGCGGACGCGCGGGACTGcgaggccctgggctggggctcCGAGGCGGCGGGCTTCCAGGAGTCGCGAGGCACCGTCAAACGTAAGTCTGcttattttccttcctcctttaaaGCGGCTGTGGATGCGGGCACATCTGCTGACGGGTGATGGGTGCTCTGCTCACAGGGGCGACCTTGGATCTTGGGGACCCAAGCGAGCCCCAAGCTCCAAGCCCACCCTGCCCCGTCCCCTTTGGGACAGAATTCTTCCTGTGCGGGAGGGGGCTTTTTCTCTGCTGTCATGCATAGCTACAGTACGGATACATTAACCAAAGCAAGGAAAATACGTTTTTCCTCgtggaaaataaagattgttaATGAGTAAAATAAACAAGAAGCTTAAAAACATGCGGCTGGGTTTGGACTTCATTCCACAGTTGTCAGGGTTGTTAAGGCAGTGGGCAGCACAGAGGGAGACCCTCCAGGGACTGGCTGTAGGTGGGATGCCCAGGAGAGAGTGGGAGACTGATGGCCTTCAGACGGCAGAGAAGAGCTGACTCCTATGAGCAGGGGCCTGGCTCCCTCTGCCCAGTGGTCCTGTCTGGTTGGTCACGTCCGGCACAGGGTCCATTACAGCTCTGAAAGGTGGGAACTTGACTTTGAAAGCGGGGTAGGGTTTGAGTGTACGGCAGGGAAGGTTCATAAATATGAAAACGTTTGTCACCTAACGTGTAGACACACGGCAACAGCAGCTGATGGGCAAAGGTCTCCCCAGTGACGACCCTTTAAAACTGCAGACAAGAGTCTAACACTTAGACTGCATCACCTGTTCTGAATACGACACTTGTCCTCAGGAAAACGTGGCTCCAGCCAGGCCTCTGCTGGCTACTCCAGAGGGCACGCCTCACTCAACTCAGGCATGACGGCCCTCAAAACCCTGACCCACGAGGGAATGGGAGTGGGGGGATGTTGCCTCCACTTCACAGGCAAAGAGACTGAGGCTGCAGGAGGCATGTGGCTCCGCTCAGGTCCCCGAGGGGACGCGACCCCGTCTTTGCACGTGGACCCCCTCGCAGCACAGCCTGGGGGTGTCTTCCATCGGGAGTGGCTGGCTTGCCAGCCCGCCCCCGCCTTTGCAAGCAGAGAGCCACAACCTCCCTTAAAAAGGGCGAAGagcctgaatgaataaatgagcttCTGTGAGCTCTCAGACCAGGGGCCTGTGGGGGGCTGGGTAGGTCAGCTGAACTTGGGTCACTGTGACCTGCCGGTCAGACTGGTCCCTCTGGGCTCTGGGTCTGTCCTGAGGAGCAGTGAAAGCCAGTGACCGGGGCTCTAGCATGGGCTCCGCGCAGGCCACGCCTCTCCCACCCCACAAGTGCACTgcgcacccctcccccccccaccgcaACAGAGCAACCCTCCACCCCGGGGGGAGGTCCCACAtcagcccagcccctgccctgggctcaAGGCCTCCAATGCCGCTCAGGTGCCCCCTCCGGGCATCCGTCCCCCCGCCCCCTTGCTGAGCCAGGTCGGGTCAGGTCACGCCAGGAAGACACGGGCCGGGACGCTCTCTGCCTCCAGACCGCACAGCCACCCTGCCGCCTGTCCCGAGCGCCCCGCTCACCTGCCCTTGTTTGCTGTCCCTCCCTGACCACCTGATAAGCCCCCGAACAACTTTTAAAACATCCTCCTGCCATAACACGGCATCTGTGGCAGCTGACCTTTAATGATGCCCTGAGCATCAGAGGTTTTCCCAGAACAAGGGAAACGTATTTGGAGCTTCTCGTGAATGAGGCTGAGACCAGGGAGAGGGGCTGGCAGATGTCTCACCAGCTCCCGGGGACCGAGCACTGCTGCCCCGGGGACTCCGGAGCTGGGGGCTTCGGGCCTGGTTTCTGGGCTGCCCCCTTCAATCAAACCAGCTCCCGGTCTCATCAGCTCTCATGCAAAACCCCAGCCCAGGCTTTGCCCCCGATGGTCCAGCCTCCAGCCGGGCTAGGGACAGGGAGGAGGAGTGGGCGGCCTCGACCATGGCATCACCTCCGTCTGTCCATCCCGAGCCCCGTGTGGGGGTACCGAGGGGGCGAGACTCGTGTTGCTTCACCCTAGAGATTCCAGACATGATGCAGGTGGCCAGGGCAGCTCTCGGGGACAGCAGCCACGCTCCTGCCAGCTCTGTGCCCAAGTCCTCGGCCAGAGCCGAGCCAGAGCCACTTGGCGCGTTGGGCCAACACCACCGTCCCCCAACGTAACAAGCTCTAGTGAGGGTGTCCCGAGCATGCTGGGTCAGGGGACGACCCTGGGGCAGGCCCTCCAGCTGGCCCCATGTCACACCAGGTCCCGTCCTCGAGGACAGGGCCCTTTCCCCACACTGGCTCACTGGGCGTGTGCGGCGGCCGTGACTTTTGTTACTCATCAGGTGGGGGGTCTGGGGGTACCTCACAGCCCAGGTCGGGGGTCAGTCTTGCTTTCTGGCCCCCGTTCTCTCTGCCACTTTTCATCTCTCCAAGTTTTGTGCATTTTGTCGGGCACCTGTGTCCTTTCCCTGAAGCCAGGGGGGACATGAATAAACACGTAATTAAATCTCCTGTGGTGACCGCTGCTCTCTGTCTCCTGGGAGGCAGCCTCACAGGGCACTGGGGTGGGAAGGGGCACAGCGACTGCCCAGCCAGCAGACACTCACGGCCACGTTCTCATGGCTCCTCAAAACCCAGTGCTGCTGCCCAGGCTGCGCACACAGCAAGTGTGCGGACCCGTCAAACGTCCAGGCTTGGTGGGTGCTAGTGAGGACCGGTCCCCTCTGGGTGGCTGGGAAAAGGGGCATGGCCAAGGGGAGAGTCCGCTGCCTCAGCCTTTACAGCCTCAGGCACCTGGGTACTAGGCAGCGGCCCAGCTCGACTGCTTGGAGGGTGGATTGCTGCCAGGGTGTGTGGCATGGGGCTGAGCGCTCAGAGCCGCCGGGGCCACCCGGAGGGCAGGGCCTCGTGGTGCCAGCACCAACACACTGCAGCGCAGACACTCCCGGCATGGCCAGCCCATTGGTGCACGTCTTTCCTCACCTGCAAGGCTGGGCCCCGGAACCGGAAGGACATTCCTGGGCCCAGAGTGGATCCCGGTTCCGCCCTGTGTTGTGAACACCCATCACGTTTTAACAGCCCTCGTCTCTGAGGCCACCTCCACTTCCAAACTCTATGACCTCTTAGAGTAGCAGGACCTTCTGTACGGGCGTTTGAAGGGTAAAAATTGTTGCAAAGAAATCAGCGTGAAAAAGGCAGGAAGAGTGTGATGAACAGCAGCCTCCACGGGAAGCCAGCTGGTGTTCCAGAGTCTGTGGCCCGAGCAACCGGAGCCCCCGTGCTGACAGAGGAGCCGCGTGTCCTCCTGCTCCCACGTGTGGTCATGGGGACCCGAGAAGACCTCGTGAGCAGCCAGGAAGGTTTCTGCAAATCACAAGCGCTAGCAGCCCTGCCGCCCCAGccttgggggagaggaggggtctGAGCCCATGTGCGGGGAGCCCGCTCTGTTCTCCGGCCCAGCCTCTGTCTTTTCTCCGAGTTGCTCCGGAGCTGCTGCCACACCACTGCCAGAAGCCCTGAGCTCACCAGGCTGCACCGCCCACCCCTGGCTCCTCGTCTCCCTGAGTTTTAAAGGGTCAGGGTTCCCAGCGACTGCAGCTATGTTTTGTGGTAACTTTGAAGACTACAGAACCCAGAACATGAGCGCTCGGTCACCCAGCAGTGAGGCCCACAGAGCGTGTGCGGCCGCACAAGGAGCGGGCGAGAGTGTCACGGGCAGCGTCAAGCCCTGGCAGAGGCGTCGTCTCGGTGCCAGGCtctcctcccagaagccctctgcCCCTCCACCCTCAGGGCTGCTCTGACTTCGCAGCAGCCCGGGGCCCCTGCACCACAGTCCAGAGCCAGGCCTGGGATCTGGGAAGGGTGAGACCCCTCAAGCTCCAGAcagcaggagggaggccagggggaAGCAGGTCGAGACCCCTGGGCAGGAGGAGCTGACCCTCCGCGGCAGGAAGCGGCACAACGCCCCCACGAGACTCTGGACTCCACAAGCGCTAAATGTGAATGCCGCCTGCCCGCAGAGCATGAATCAGACAGCGCTGCACCTGAAGCCTGGGGGCGGGGGCCACTTTTACAGCATGGAAGGACCACGGGGAAGGGGCCTGACTTCACGGCGGACGGCTTTGCCCTCCAGCACATGGGTGGGAAAGTTGACTCCCCTGATGGCCTCTCGATGACACCTCCACGGCCCCCACCTTTGCAGTCCAAGCATCGGGCTGCCCATCCTCCCTCTGCCCTGTGTGCACAGCCTCCAAATGCCTCGCTCAGGGAccaggggcaggtgggggctgggaagggAGTGGTGAGACTCGGTGAGACGGAGGGAGGAGTCCCGGGAGGGGCAGGCAGCCCGGTCTCGAGCGGCCTCGCCCATGCTGACCGCCTGCTTCTCTCCCTCCGGCCCCTCACAGTGCAGTTCGACATGATGCGAGCCTGCAACCTGGTGGCCACGGCAGCACTTGCCGCGGGCCAGCTCACCTTCGTCCTGGGGCTGACGGGCCTGCCCCTGATGTCGCCCGATTCCCAGTGCTGGGAGGAGGCCATGGCCGCTGCGTTCCAGCTGGCAAGTAAGTATCCCCGCCCGGGCCCCGGCCAGGCTGAGCAGCCGCATCCCCAGCTCTTGTCAGGGCTGGCAGGTCGGCTGTGGCTTCTAAAGTCATGGCGACCCCTGTGGGTCACGCTCCCACCCCACCCGTCACTGTGGGCAGCAGCAAAACGGAAATACACACAGGGGCGGAACGCTGAGGTGCAACCAGATGGGTTTGTGTCTGTTTGCTCAAGGCCTCCCGGCCCTTCCCATCTAAGACAAGGTGCCGAGGCTCACAGTGACCTGC
It includes:
- the TMEM204 gene encoding transmembrane protein 204; this translates as MTVQKVVATAVLVALVSLILNNAAAFTPNWVYQTLEDGRRRSVGLWRSCWLDRARGGPSLGARPGQADARDCEALGWGSEAAGFQESRGTVKLQFDMMRACNLVATAALAAGQLTFVLGLTGLPLMSPDSQCWEEAMAAAFQLASFVLVIGLVTFYRIGPYTNLSWSCYLNIGACLLATLAAAMLIWNVLHRREDCMAPRVIVISRSLTARFRRGLDNDYVESPC